One segment of Prionailurus bengalensis isolate Pbe53 chromosome E3, Fcat_Pben_1.1_paternal_pri, whole genome shotgun sequence DNA contains the following:
- the PRR35 gene encoding proline-rich protein 35: MSREAGSCRLGPGARARARKPKKPHYIPRPWGKPYNYKCFQCPFTCLEKSHLYNHMKYSLCKDSLSLLLDSPEWACRRPPAAPRPRAPTPDRPSGPTDMGGQPRGGGGGGGGGGGGGGGGVRPPDAPPAPDPASPVLSLRRHVGGPKLGAEGSPTARDAPKGVGLGGLLAESWKPGPGGAPGALAVVDAAAEGPESGVPCYPPPPPSEFPEAQSLHVSLLGVNCPLGPGLFSYLGPSLAAAAHMPFLASASPLLPPASTFPSPQAPERPALVPRLYYPLLLEHTLGLPAGKAAPAKPPAAPKGPPVALAPGLLKVPVPGLGRPWPRGGAPRDSGPEGELEPAAQSDPKRRLPLGSSLEPLRAPCSVVKFGSQSSLQTGPSAMLWPEDKEPSNPEPPGPMALLPQQPLDLVPGGPGHVGEDLTRALGDYARVEQRLGQLAPAGGLAPRPLREQLGKIRQELLTIHQALERAVRPPDAPLDLSVKRVPTKGLKGPVGPWGQRELGPTLAQGAPEPPSMLGPAPAEPFSGHTTKCEADSSVPPPGLPLQAPEDPVIPGSSWGARGGPVGSWPPEAVPSIQSPPGAEV, encoded by the exons ATGTCCCGAGAGGCAGGCTCGTGCCGCCTGGGCCccggggcgcgggcgcgggccCGCAAGCCCAAGAAGCCGCACTACATCCCGCGGCCCTGGGGCAAGCCCTACAACTACAAGTGCTTCCAGTGCCCCTTCACCTGCCTGGAGAAGTCGCACCTCTACAACCACATGAAGTACAGCCTCTGCAAGGACTCCCTCTCGCTGCTGCTCGACTCCCCGGAATGGGCGTGCCGTCGCCCCCCGGccgcgccccggccccgcgcGCCCACCCCCGACCGCCCCTCGGGCCCCACAGACATGGGCGGCCAgccccgaggaggaggaggaggaggaggaggaggaggaggaggaggaggaggaggagtgcgGCCCCCTGACGCTCCCCCTGCGCCCGACCCGGCCTCCCCAGTCCTCTCCCTGCGCCGCCACGTCGGGGGCCCTAAGCTGGGGGCGGAGGGGTCCCCTACGGCCCGGGATGCTCCGAAGGGTGTGGGCCTCGGCGGGCTCCTGGCTGAGTCCTGGAagccggggccgggcggggctcCCGGGGCCCTGGCCGTGGTGGACGCGGCTGCAGAGGGCCCTGAGAGCGGGGTTCCctgctaccccccacccccccccagtgAGTTCCCCGAGGCCCAGAGCCTCCACGTGTCCCTGCTGGGTGTCAACTGCCCTCTCGGGCCGGGTCTCTTCTCCTACCTGGGACCCTCCTTGGCCGCTGCGGCCCACATGCCCTTTCTGGCTTCGGCCAGCCCCCTGCTGCCGCCGGCTtccactttcccttccccacaAGCCCCTGAGCGCCCTGCCCTGGTCCCCCGCCTATACTACCCCCTGCTCCTGGAGCATACCCTGGGGCTGCCAGCAGGCAAGGCTGCCCCTGCCAAGCCCCCAGCAGCCCCAAAGGGGCCCCCTGTGGCTCTGGCCCCGGGGCTGCTGAAAGTGCCGGTGCCTGGGCTGGGCAGGCCCTGGCCCCGAGGAGGAGCCCCTAGGGACTCAGGGCCGGAGGGGGAGCTGGAGCCGGCTGCCCAGAGTGACCCCAAGAGGAGGCTGCCCCTGGGAAGCAGTCTGGAGCCCCTGAGGGCCCCCTGTAGCGTGGTGAAGTTTGGTTCCCAGAGCAG CTTGCAGACTGGCCCGTCCGCGATGCTCTGGCCTGAGGACAAGGAGCCCAGCAACCCTGAGCCCCCAGGCCCCATGGCCCTCCTGCCCCAGCAGCCCCTGGACCTAGTGCCAGGTGGCCCCGGGCACGTGGGTGAGGACCTCACCCGGGCCCTGGGTGACTATGCCAGGGTGGAGCAGCGCCTGGGGCAGTTGGCGCCTGCCGGGGGCCTGGCCCCTCGGCCTCTGCGGGAGCAGCTGGGCAAGATTCGCCAGGAGCTGCTCACCATCCACCAGGCCCTGGAGCGGGCTGTTCGGCCGCCAGACGCACCCCTCGACCTCTCTGTGAAACGGGTGCCCACCAAGGGGCTCAAGGGGCCTGTGGGGCCCTGGGGGCAGCGGGAGCTGGGCCCCACGCTCGCCCAGGGGGCCCCCGAGCCACCCAGCATGCTGGGCCCTGCACCAGCTGAGCCTTTCTCTGGCCACACCACCAAGTGCGAGGCTGACTCCAGTGTCCCACCCCCGGGCCTCCCCCTTCAGGCCCCGGAGGACCCTGTCATTCCTGGTAGCAGTTGGGGTGCCCGAGGTGGGCCTGTGGGCTCCTGGCCCCCTGAGGCTGTCCCTAGCATTCAGAGCCCCCCTGGTGCTGAGGTCTGA